A genome region from Anastrepha obliqua isolate idAnaObli1 chromosome 4, idAnaObli1_1.0, whole genome shotgun sequence includes the following:
- the LOC129246226 gene encoding protein 4.1 homolog isoform X2 — translation MPAETKTATAGTEADTPTKSKKANTTGKAGLARVTLLDGSLLDVTIDRKAKGRDLINTICAGLNIVEKDYFGLTYETPSDPRTWLDLDKPVSKFFRSDPWVLQFAVKFYPPEPSQLQEDITRYQLCLQVRNDILEGRLPCTFVTHALLGSYLVQSEMGDYDPKEMPDRRYLKDFKIAPNQTPELEDKVMDLHKTHKGQAPAEAELHYLENAKKLAMYGVDLHPAKDSEGVDIMLGVCASGLLVYRDKLRINRFAWPKILKISYKRHHFYIKIRPGEFEQYESTIGFKLANHQAAKKLWKSCVEHHTFFRLMTPEPPTKTSLFPRFGSKYRYSGRTLYESKRNPIDRTAPKFDRSLSGRRLTSRSMDALAMAEKEKDAQKRHTMGHPPEHIPDFDSPRSRSPLKKDKKEKLKRESSTGTASASSQSSLEGDYSTHTGADVAAGESASAVAYLGKDQADAEKEAKLKKKQQEKEEKERKEREKKEKEAKEKAAKEKAAKEKAAKSAAGATAEGINGNEDLNDSNKSDKSGKTRGGGLFSSGRKSKSASPTKEAKEKSGKNKDGKSGELVYADLELSGPNNQVNDDKNRASRQPGYTRPYEYSEGTAETSPTRKSYIPGGFRYDQDPQSGKRAGQDGDGQLSPTAEQKKTAIAFNYAPGHDDTLKKTAEKLKSGQLSPRTREKINKGQLSPTSRAKLLKDGNLSPTTRAKLQGSAVDAAASPLSDAQKRSYSPTKGQAVGYTSGAPGSYKPLVDPTAAFLESERYNREPAAVAGAGSGKGFPGSTDGVAAASVAAAGKGKGSTPVSPKKAASGLAAGAASGAAAPKPKKKRVKIMVITSKFDPNTKRVDAENGAIEHSTGILDPQTGLIDSKYGQIDPKKGTLLALNTKTGKNEIYQGEVDPKTGNVHLVSGVADPNTGRLDESLGQIICITPQDNPVVELTVITSRIDPATGKVDTVNGEVERSLGVLNVDSGLLDTKYGEINTRTGELKSIDPKTGKIVVTKNVKVDPATGQLTLLGVTDPKTGKVDNTQGRIIEVGQQIDPIVEVTSLAGKYDSKKNIIDPKTALVETSGGQFDPKAGKIDTKYGQIDLVKHTITFTDPKSGKTVTRDIKIDPATGQIVLKNQINPKNNKPDKDYARIISLRIVQQRVDPKTKAPIAQVSTAKDKEIIVDPKSNQIWMPTGASDPNTKESQYISSSVDPKTGYVITIYGYLDPKTNEIKKQNKLDPNTTKIEPSSGKIYTATGEVDKTTGEPLYATTQVDPESGDVYTKVGRVDPKTGKIVIVRVLLISKTDERGRPEEIDPATCEIDPVSGRILKFFNKTVYVYTMIDPVTGEIVQVDPNDPRFAGARTTVTQTMTLTGEIDPVTGRIKSEYGDIDPNTGDIDPATAVRDPVTGKLILNYAQIDPSHFGKEAQVSTTTETVPITREQFFEGVKHMGKNALRRDSEASSEDEMTQQYGSETVKDMVLNSPKQTEGTTVTTTTTKQTGKYGTPTVVKTTTKQVLTKNDDGVTHNVEEEVRNLGTGEVTYSTQEHKADADVSGAYVTATAVTTRTATTHEDLGKKAKTEQLEEKTVATTRTHDPNKQEQRVVTQEVKTTATVTSGDQPSPLIGTSTTTTGPHVEQTRVILGEDTPGYSGHGEIVSTQTLSSKTRTVETITYKTERDGIVETRVEQKITIQSDGDPIDHDKALAEAIQEATAMNPDMTVEKIEIQQQTQ, via the exons atgccAGCGGAAACGAAAACTGCCACCGCTGGAACCGAGGCTGATACGCCTACGAAGAGCAAAAAGGCGAATACGACCGGAAAAGCTGGACTGGCGCGTGTCACTTTGCTCGATGGCTCTTTGCTTGACGTCACGATCGAT CGAAAAGCTAAGGGTCGCGATCTGATCAATACCATTTGTGCTGGCCTCAATATTGTGGAAAAAGACTACTTCGGTTTGACTTATGAAACGCCCTCAGATCCACGAACCTGGTTGGATTTGGATAAACCAGTTTCAAAGTTTTTCCGTAGCGATCCATGGGTGCTGCAGTTTGCTGTGAAATTTTACCCACCAGAACCTTCGCAGCTACAAGAGGACATCACGCGCTACCAGTTATGCCTGCAAGTACGCAATGATATCCTCGAAGGTCGTTTGCCGTGCACATTCGTCACACACGCTCTGCTCGGCTCATATCTGGTGCAATCGGAGATGGGTGACTATGATCCGAAAGAGATGCCAGATCGCCGTTATTTGAAGGACTTCAAAATAGCACCCAACCAAACTCCAGAGTTGGAGGATAAGGTTATGGATTTGCACAAGACTCACAA GGGTCAAGCACCTGCTGAAGCAGAATTGCATTATTTGGAAAATGCTAAAAAGCTGGCTATGTATGGCGTTGATTTGCACCCAGCAAAGGACTCGGAGGGCGTTGACATTATGTTGGGGGTTTGCGCATCAGGCTTGCTTGTGTACCGCGATAA ACTACGCATCAATCGCTTCGCATGGCCGAAAATCCTCAAGATTTCTTACAAGCGTCATCACTTTTACATCAAAATACGCCCCGGTGAGTTTGAGCAGTATGAATCGACAATTGGCTTTAAATTAGCCAATCATCAAGCcgctaagaaattgtggaagtCATGTGTGGAGCACCATACATTCTTCCGTCTGATGACCCCTGAACCACCGACTAAGACGTCATTGTTCCCACGCTTCGGGTCGAAGTACAGATACTCGGGGCGTACTTTGTACGAAAGCAAACGAAATCCAATCGATCGCACAGCGCCGAAGTTCGATCGTAGTTTGTCGGGCAGACGTTTGACATCGCGAAGCATGGACG CTCTCGCAATGGCCGAAAAGGAGAAAGATGCTCAGAAACGTCACACCATGGGACATCCACCAGAGCACATTCCCGATTTCGACTCACCACGTAGTCGCAGTCCATTAAAGAAGGATAAAAAGGAAAAG TTAAAACGTGAATCGAGCACTGGTACAGCTTCCGCCTCTTCGCAGAGTTCACTCGAAGGTGATTATTCGACCCATACCGGTGCTGATGTGGCAGCCGGCGAGTCTGCCTCGGCCGTCGCCTATCTTGGCAAAGATCAg gcTGACGCCGAAAAGGAGGCCAAATTGAAGAAGAAACAACAAGAAAAGGAGGAGAAAGAACGCAAGGAACGTGAGAAGAAAGAAAAGGAGGCCAAAGAGAAGGCCGCCAAGGAGAAAGCTGCGAAAGAGAAGGCAGCTAAGAGTGCTGCTGGTGCCACCGCTGAGGGCATTAACG GCAATGAAGATTTGAATGACTCTAACAAGTCGGATAAATCCGGTAAAACTCGC GGTGGTGGTCTCTTCTCGTCCGGTCGCAAGAGCAAGAGCGCATCTCCGACGAAGGAAGCGAAGGAAAAATCCGGCAAAAATAAGGATGGTAAGAGTGGTGAGTTGGTCTACGCTGATCTAGAGCTTAGTGGACCCAATAATCAAGTCAATGATGATAAGAACCGTGCTTCGCGTCAACCCGGTTACACTAGACCTTATGAATATTCAGAAGGTACTGCTGAAACAAGTCCCACGCGTAAGTCTTACATTCCTGGCGGCTTCCGTTATGACCAGGACCCTCAGAGTGGTAAGCGCGCTGGTCAAGATGGGGATGGACAGTTGTCGCCCACCGCTGAGCAAAAGAAAACCGCAATTGCATTCAATTATGCACCTGGCCATGATGATACACTCAAGAAGACCGCAGAGAAGCTGAAGAGCGGGCAATTATCACCACGCACAcgtgaaaaaataaacaaaggcCAGTTATCACCTACAAGCCGTGCAAAACTACTTAAAGATGGCAATCTATCACCCACGACGCGTGCTAAGTTGCAAGGCAGTGCCGTTGATGCAGCAGCTTCGCCATTGTCAGATGCGCAAAAGCGTTCTTATTCGCCAACCAAAGGTCAGGCGGTTGGTTACACTTCAGGTGCTCCAGGCAGTTATAAGCCGCTGGTCGATCCCACTGCTGCTTTCCTCGAATCTGAACGTTACAATAGGGAACCAGCAGCTGTGGCAGGTGCTGGGTCTGGAAAAGGTTTTCCTGGTAGCACAGATGGTGTAGCGGCTGCTAGTGTAGCGGCTGCTGGTAAGGGCAAGGGTAGCACACCAGTTTCTCCCAAAAAAGCTGCCAGTGGGTTAGCTGCTGGCGCTGCTAGTGGAGCCGCTGCACCAAAACCCAAGAAGAAGCGTGTCAAGATTATGGTAATTACATCCAAATTCGATCCAAATACAAAGCGCGTTGATGCTGAAAATGGCGCCATTGAACACTCCACTGGCATACTTGATCCTCAGACTGGCCTAATCGATAGCAAGTATGGTCAAATTGATCCCAAAAAAGGCACTCTATTAGCTTTGAATACAAAGACCGGTAAAAATGAAATCTACCAAGGAGAAGTAGATCCAAAAACTGGAAACGTGCATCTGGTGTCTGGTGTTGCAGATCCTAATACTGGCCGCTTGGATGAGAGCTTGGGACAAATTATTTGTATCACACCACAAGACAATCCAGTGGTGGAACTTACTGTTATCACAAGTCGCAttgatccggcaactggtaaagtTGATACTGTTAATGGTGAAGTTGAACGTTCCCTTGGCGTACTAAATGTCGATTCTGGTCTGCTTGATACCAAATATGGGGAAATAAATACTAGAACGGGTGAGTTGAAGTCAATTGACCCCAAGACAGGCAAAATTGTAGTGACTAAGAATGTCAAGGTTGACCCAGCAACAGGACAGCTCACCCTCTTAGGGGTCACAGACCCTAAAACTGGTAAAGTGGATAATACACAAGGTCGCATTATTGAAGTGGGCCAACAAATCGATCCTATTGTCGAGGTTACTTCACTCGCTGGTAAATACGATTCTAAGAAGAACATTATCGACCCGAAAACCGCACTTGTTGAGACTTCCGGTGGTCAGTTCGATCCTAAAGCTGGAAAGATTGACACAAAGTATGGGCAAATTGATTTGGTTAAACACACAATCACGTTTACTGATCCAAAATCAGGCAAAACTGTTACGCGTGATATCAAAATTGATCCGGCCACTGGACAAATTGTGCTTAAGAACCAAATAAACCCGAAGAACAATAAGCCTGATAAAGATTATGCACGCATTATATCCTTACGTATTGTACAACAACGCGTCGATCCAAAAACGAAAGCACCTATCGCTCAAGTCAGCACGGCGAAGGACAAGGAAATTATTGTCGATCCAAAATCTAACCAAATTTGGATGCCCACCGGGGCTAGTGATCCGAACACAAAGGAATCGCAATACATTTCCAGCAGTGTGGATCCGAAGACCGGTTACGTTATCACTATTTACGGTTATCTCGATCCGAAAACGAACGAAAtcaagaaacaaaacaaactcGACCCCAACACCACAAAAATCGAACCATCCTCGGGCAAGATATATACTGCTACCGGAGAGGTTGACAAAACTACCGGCGAACCGCTCTACGCCACCACCCAAGTTGATCCCGAATCCGGCGATGTATACACGAAAGTCGGGCGTGTTGATCCCAAAACGGGCAAAATTGTCATTGTTCGAGTACTGCTCATTTCCAAGACCGATGAGCGTGGCCGACCTGAAGAAATCGATCCAGCGACTTGCGAAATCGATCCAGTCTCTGGTCGAATTCTCAAGTTCTTCAATAAAACTGTCTATGTTTATACTATGATAGATCCAGTAACAGGTGAAATTGTACAGGTTGATCCAAATGATCCACGCTTCGCGGGAGCACGCACCACCGTCACACAAACAATGACATTGACAGGCGAGATCGATCCGGTGACAGGACGTATAAAGAGCGAATATGGTGACATCGATCCAAATACAGGTGACATCGATCCAGCCACAGCAGTACGCGACCCCGTAACAGGCAAACTAATTCTCAATTATGCCCAAATCGATCCATCGCACTTCGGCAAAGAGGCGCAAGTAAGCACAACTACCGAGACCGTTCCAATCACACGTGAGCAATTTTTCGAGGGCGTAAAACACATGGGCAAAAATGCATTACGCCGCGACTCGGAGGCCAGCTCCGAGGATGAAATGACACAGCAATATGGCAGTGAGACTGTTAAGGATATGGTTCTGAATAGCCCCAAACAAACTGAGGGTACAACGGTAactaccacaacaacaaaacaaacaggCAAATATGGTACACCGACGGTGGTGAAGACAACCACAAAACAAGTGCTAACCAAGAACGATGACGGTGTGACACACAATGTGGAGGAGGAAGTGCGGAATTTGGGTACAGGCGAGGTCACCTATTCAACGCAGGAACACAAG GCTGACGCCGATGTGAGCGGTGCCTATGTAACTGCCACTGCTGTAACCACCCGCACAGCCACAACACACGAAGATTTGGGCAAGAAGGCCAAAACCGAACAGCTCGAAGAGAAGACGGTGGCGACAACGCGGACCCACGACCCTAACAAGCAGGAGCAGCGCGTCGTCACGCAGGAAGTAAAAACCACAGCGACAGTAACTAGTGGCGATCAG CCATCGCCTCTGATTGGAACCAGCACCACTACTACCGGCCCACATGTTGAACAGACCCGCGTCATATTAGGCGAAGATACACCTGGCTACTCGGGACATGGCGAGATTGTGTCAACACAAACACTCAGCAGCAAAACGCGAACTGTTGAAACTATTACC TACAAGACCGAACGTGATGGCATAGTGGAAACACGAGTCGAGCAGAAGATCACCATACAATCAGACGGCGATCCAATTGATCATGACAAAGCCTTGGCTGAGGCAATTCAG GAAGCGACAGCTATGAATCCAGACATGACAGTGGAAAAGATTGAAATACAGCAACAGACACAGTAA
- the LOC129246226 gene encoding protein 4.1 homolog isoform X3, whose amino-acid sequence MPAETKTATAGTEADTPTKSKKANTTGKAGLARVTLLDGSLLDVTIDRKAKGRDLINTICAGLNIVEKDYFGLTYETPSDPRTWLDLDKPVSKFFRSDPWVLQFAVKFYPPEPSQLQEDITRYQLCLQVRNDILEGRLPCTFVTHALLGSYLVQSEMGDYDPKEMPDRRYLKDFKIAPNQTPELEDKVMDLHKTHKGQAPAEAELHYLENAKKLAMYGVDLHPAKDSEGVDIMLGVCASGLLVYRDKLRINRFAWPKILKISYKRHHFYIKIRPGEFEQYESTIGFKLANHQAAKKLWKSCVEHHTFFRLMTPEPPTKTSLFPRFGSKYRYSGRTLYESKRNPIDRTAPKFDRSLSGRRLTSRSMDALAMAEKEKDAQKRHTMGHPPEHIPDFDSPRSRSPLKKDKKEKADAEKEAKLKKKQQEKEEKERKEREKKEKEAKEKAAKEKAAKEKAAKSAAGATAEGINGNEDLNDSNKSDKSGKTRGGGLFSSGRKSKSASPTKEAKEKSGKNKDGKSGELVYADLELSGPNNQVNDDKNRASRQPGYTRPYEYSEGTAETSPTRKSYIPGGFRYDQDPQSGKRAGQDGDGQLSPTAEQKKTAIAFNYAPGHDDTLKKTAEKLKSGQLSPRTREKINKGQLSPTSRAKLLKDGNLSPTTRAKLQGSAVDAAASPLSDAQKRSYSPTKGQAVGYTSGAPGSYKPLVDPTAAFLESERYNREPAAVAGAGSGKGFPGSTDGVAAASVAAAGKGKGSTPVSPKKAASGLAAGAASGAAAPKPKKKRVKIMVITSKFDPNTKRVDAENGAIEHSTGILDPQTGLIDSKYGQIDPKKGTLLALNTKTGKNEIYQGEVDPKTGNVHLVSGVADPNTGRLDESLGQIICITPQDNPVVELTVITSRIDPATGKVDTVNGEVERSLGVLNVDSGLLDTKYGEINTRTGELKSIDPKTGKIVVTKNVKVDPATGQLTLLGVTDPKTGKVDNTQGRIIEVGQQIDPIVEVTSLAGKYDSKKNIIDPKTALVETSGGQFDPKAGKIDTKYGQIDLVKHTITFTDPKSGKTVTRDIKIDPATGQIVLKNQINPKNNKPDKDYARIISLRIVQQRVDPKTKAPIAQVSTAKDKEIIVDPKSNQIWMPTGASDPNTKESQYISSSVDPKTGYVITIYGYLDPKTNEIKKQNKLDPNTTKIEPSSGKIYTATGEVDKTTGEPLYATTQVDPESGDVYTKVGRVDPKTGKIVIVRVLLISKTDERGRPEEIDPATCEIDPVSGRILKFFNKTVYVYTMIDPVTGEIVQVDPNDPRFAGARTTVTQTMTLTGEIDPVTGRIKSEYGDIDPNTGDIDPATAVRDPVTGKLILNYAQIDPSHFGKEAQVSTTTETVPITREQFFEGVKHMGKNALRRDSEASSEDEMTQQYGSETVKDMVLNSPKQTEGTTVTTTTTKQTGKYGTPTVVKTTTKQVLTKNDDGVTHNVEEEVRNLGTGEVTYSTQEHKADADVSGAYVTATAVTTRTATTHEDLGKKAKTEQLEEKTVATTRTHDPNKQEQRVVTQEVKTTATVTSGDQFRDRGDSISSTSSGDSGTPIDGPYDGSSVVRTSTSYKPSPLIGTSTTTTGPHVEQTRVILGEDTPGYSGHGEIVSTQTLSSKTRTVETITYKTERDGIVETRVEQKITIQSDGDPIDHDKALAEAIQEATAMNPDMTVEKIEIQQQTQ is encoded by the exons atgccAGCGGAAACGAAAACTGCCACCGCTGGAACCGAGGCTGATACGCCTACGAAGAGCAAAAAGGCGAATACGACCGGAAAAGCTGGACTGGCGCGTGTCACTTTGCTCGATGGCTCTTTGCTTGACGTCACGATCGAT CGAAAAGCTAAGGGTCGCGATCTGATCAATACCATTTGTGCTGGCCTCAATATTGTGGAAAAAGACTACTTCGGTTTGACTTATGAAACGCCCTCAGATCCACGAACCTGGTTGGATTTGGATAAACCAGTTTCAAAGTTTTTCCGTAGCGATCCATGGGTGCTGCAGTTTGCTGTGAAATTTTACCCACCAGAACCTTCGCAGCTACAAGAGGACATCACGCGCTACCAGTTATGCCTGCAAGTACGCAATGATATCCTCGAAGGTCGTTTGCCGTGCACATTCGTCACACACGCTCTGCTCGGCTCATATCTGGTGCAATCGGAGATGGGTGACTATGATCCGAAAGAGATGCCAGATCGCCGTTATTTGAAGGACTTCAAAATAGCACCCAACCAAACTCCAGAGTTGGAGGATAAGGTTATGGATTTGCACAAGACTCACAA GGGTCAAGCACCTGCTGAAGCAGAATTGCATTATTTGGAAAATGCTAAAAAGCTGGCTATGTATGGCGTTGATTTGCACCCAGCAAAGGACTCGGAGGGCGTTGACATTATGTTGGGGGTTTGCGCATCAGGCTTGCTTGTGTACCGCGATAA ACTACGCATCAATCGCTTCGCATGGCCGAAAATCCTCAAGATTTCTTACAAGCGTCATCACTTTTACATCAAAATACGCCCCGGTGAGTTTGAGCAGTATGAATCGACAATTGGCTTTAAATTAGCCAATCATCAAGCcgctaagaaattgtggaagtCATGTGTGGAGCACCATACATTCTTCCGTCTGATGACCCCTGAACCACCGACTAAGACGTCATTGTTCCCACGCTTCGGGTCGAAGTACAGATACTCGGGGCGTACTTTGTACGAAAGCAAACGAAATCCAATCGATCGCACAGCGCCGAAGTTCGATCGTAGTTTGTCGGGCAGACGTTTGACATCGCGAAGCATGGACG CTCTCGCAATGGCCGAAAAGGAGAAAGATGCTCAGAAACGTCACACCATGGGACATCCACCAGAGCACATTCCCGATTTCGACTCACCACGTAGTCGCAGTCCATTAAAGAAGGATAAAAAGGAAAAG gcTGACGCCGAAAAGGAGGCCAAATTGAAGAAGAAACAACAAGAAAAGGAGGAGAAAGAACGCAAGGAACGTGAGAAGAAAGAAAAGGAGGCCAAAGAGAAGGCCGCCAAGGAGAAAGCTGCGAAAGAGAAGGCAGCTAAGAGTGCTGCTGGTGCCACCGCTGAGGGCATTAACG GCAATGAAGATTTGAATGACTCTAACAAGTCGGATAAATCCGGTAAAACTCGC GGTGGTGGTCTCTTCTCGTCCGGTCGCAAGAGCAAGAGCGCATCTCCGACGAAGGAAGCGAAGGAAAAATCCGGCAAAAATAAGGATGGTAAGAGTGGTGAGTTGGTCTACGCTGATCTAGAGCTTAGTGGACCCAATAATCAAGTCAATGATGATAAGAACCGTGCTTCGCGTCAACCCGGTTACACTAGACCTTATGAATATTCAGAAGGTACTGCTGAAACAAGTCCCACGCGTAAGTCTTACATTCCTGGCGGCTTCCGTTATGACCAGGACCCTCAGAGTGGTAAGCGCGCTGGTCAAGATGGGGATGGACAGTTGTCGCCCACCGCTGAGCAAAAGAAAACCGCAATTGCATTCAATTATGCACCTGGCCATGATGATACACTCAAGAAGACCGCAGAGAAGCTGAAGAGCGGGCAATTATCACCACGCACAcgtgaaaaaataaacaaaggcCAGTTATCACCTACAAGCCGTGCAAAACTACTTAAAGATGGCAATCTATCACCCACGACGCGTGCTAAGTTGCAAGGCAGTGCCGTTGATGCAGCAGCTTCGCCATTGTCAGATGCGCAAAAGCGTTCTTATTCGCCAACCAAAGGTCAGGCGGTTGGTTACACTTCAGGTGCTCCAGGCAGTTATAAGCCGCTGGTCGATCCCACTGCTGCTTTCCTCGAATCTGAACGTTACAATAGGGAACCAGCAGCTGTGGCAGGTGCTGGGTCTGGAAAAGGTTTTCCTGGTAGCACAGATGGTGTAGCGGCTGCTAGTGTAGCGGCTGCTGGTAAGGGCAAGGGTAGCACACCAGTTTCTCCCAAAAAAGCTGCCAGTGGGTTAGCTGCTGGCGCTGCTAGTGGAGCCGCTGCACCAAAACCCAAGAAGAAGCGTGTCAAGATTATGGTAATTACATCCAAATTCGATCCAAATACAAAGCGCGTTGATGCTGAAAATGGCGCCATTGAACACTCCACTGGCATACTTGATCCTCAGACTGGCCTAATCGATAGCAAGTATGGTCAAATTGATCCCAAAAAAGGCACTCTATTAGCTTTGAATACAAAGACCGGTAAAAATGAAATCTACCAAGGAGAAGTAGATCCAAAAACTGGAAACGTGCATCTGGTGTCTGGTGTTGCAGATCCTAATACTGGCCGCTTGGATGAGAGCTTGGGACAAATTATTTGTATCACACCACAAGACAATCCAGTGGTGGAACTTACTGTTATCACAAGTCGCAttgatccggcaactggtaaagtTGATACTGTTAATGGTGAAGTTGAACGTTCCCTTGGCGTACTAAATGTCGATTCTGGTCTGCTTGATACCAAATATGGGGAAATAAATACTAGAACGGGTGAGTTGAAGTCAATTGACCCCAAGACAGGCAAAATTGTAGTGACTAAGAATGTCAAGGTTGACCCAGCAACAGGACAGCTCACCCTCTTAGGGGTCACAGACCCTAAAACTGGTAAAGTGGATAATACACAAGGTCGCATTATTGAAGTGGGCCAACAAATCGATCCTATTGTCGAGGTTACTTCACTCGCTGGTAAATACGATTCTAAGAAGAACATTATCGACCCGAAAACCGCACTTGTTGAGACTTCCGGTGGTCAGTTCGATCCTAAAGCTGGAAAGATTGACACAAAGTATGGGCAAATTGATTTGGTTAAACACACAATCACGTTTACTGATCCAAAATCAGGCAAAACTGTTACGCGTGATATCAAAATTGATCCGGCCACTGGACAAATTGTGCTTAAGAACCAAATAAACCCGAAGAACAATAAGCCTGATAAAGATTATGCACGCATTATATCCTTACGTATTGTACAACAACGCGTCGATCCAAAAACGAAAGCACCTATCGCTCAAGTCAGCACGGCGAAGGACAAGGAAATTATTGTCGATCCAAAATCTAACCAAATTTGGATGCCCACCGGGGCTAGTGATCCGAACACAAAGGAATCGCAATACATTTCCAGCAGTGTGGATCCGAAGACCGGTTACGTTATCACTATTTACGGTTATCTCGATCCGAAAACGAACGAAAtcaagaaacaaaacaaactcGACCCCAACACCACAAAAATCGAACCATCCTCGGGCAAGATATATACTGCTACCGGAGAGGTTGACAAAACTACCGGCGAACCGCTCTACGCCACCACCCAAGTTGATCCCGAATCCGGCGATGTATACACGAAAGTCGGGCGTGTTGATCCCAAAACGGGCAAAATTGTCATTGTTCGAGTACTGCTCATTTCCAAGACCGATGAGCGTGGCCGACCTGAAGAAATCGATCCAGCGACTTGCGAAATCGATCCAGTCTCTGGTCGAATTCTCAAGTTCTTCAATAAAACTGTCTATGTTTATACTATGATAGATCCAGTAACAGGTGAAATTGTACAGGTTGATCCAAATGATCCACGCTTCGCGGGAGCACGCACCACCGTCACACAAACAATGACATTGACAGGCGAGATCGATCCGGTGACAGGACGTATAAAGAGCGAATATGGTGACATCGATCCAAATACAGGTGACATCGATCCAGCCACAGCAGTACGCGACCCCGTAACAGGCAAACTAATTCTCAATTATGCCCAAATCGATCCATCGCACTTCGGCAAAGAGGCGCAAGTAAGCACAACTACCGAGACCGTTCCAATCACACGTGAGCAATTTTTCGAGGGCGTAAAACACATGGGCAAAAATGCATTACGCCGCGACTCGGAGGCCAGCTCCGAGGATGAAATGACACAGCAATATGGCAGTGAGACTGTTAAGGATATGGTTCTGAATAGCCCCAAACAAACTGAGGGTACAACGGTAactaccacaacaacaaaacaaacaggCAAATATGGTACACCGACGGTGGTGAAGACAACCACAAAACAAGTGCTAACCAAGAACGATGACGGTGTGACACACAATGTGGAGGAGGAAGTGCGGAATTTGGGTACAGGCGAGGTCACCTATTCAACGCAGGAACACAAG GCTGACGCCGATGTGAGCGGTGCCTATGTAACTGCCACTGCTGTAACCACCCGCACAGCCACAACACACGAAGATTTGGGCAAGAAGGCCAAAACCGAACAGCTCGAAGAGAAGACGGTGGCGACAACGCGGACCCACGACCCTAACAAGCAGGAGCAGCGCGTCGTCACGCAGGAAGTAAAAACCACAGCGACAGTAACTAGTGGCGATCAG TTCCGAGACCGTGGAGACAGTATTTCATCGACTAGCTCTGGTGACTCGGGCACGCCCATCGATGGCCCATACGACGGGTCCAGTGTGGTGCGTACCTCGACCAGCTACAAG CCATCGCCTCTGATTGGAACCAGCACCACTACTACCGGCCCACATGTTGAACAGACCCGCGTCATATTAGGCGAAGATACACCTGGCTACTCGGGACATGGCGAGATTGTGTCAACACAAACACTCAGCAGCAAAACGCGAACTGTTGAAACTATTACC TACAAGACCGAACGTGATGGCATAGTGGAAACACGAGTCGAGCAGAAGATCACCATACAATCAGACGGCGATCCAATTGATCATGACAAAGCCTTGGCTGAGGCAATTCAG GAAGCGACAGCTATGAATCCAGACATGACAGTGGAAAAGATTGAAATACAGCAACAGACACAGTAA